From the genome of Oryza glaberrima chromosome 1, OglaRS2, whole genome shotgun sequence:
ACTAACTGCTGTACAATTTATAATTTCAGTAACTCGGGCTGACAAACCACCACTCAAATGTAGTGCTCTACTCAATCAGTCCTCATCCAAACTGACTAGATTGAAGTGCTCAAAGTGAGGAACAAACTCACCAAGTTTGGTGCCAATCCAACCACGTTTGAGCCTCCAATCGCTGAGTTGATGAAGATCGGGCAAGAGTCCCTAAGCTGAACAAGATGCacttcttcttctccactctcctctccctctcttgtgTTTGCTTGTTGTTTCTTCACATCGAAGGCTGCTGCTCTCTCCCCCTCCAACGGAGGCTAGGGTTTTTCTTCCCACCGCAAAAGGATGAGGCAATCTCAACCATTGATCAGTGCATGAATCAATGGCTCACAATTGTTGGACTTCTTGGGCTGCAATGGGCTGAGAACAAAATGTCCATGTGGAGGGAATTTAGCCTAACATCCTTGCCAAGCAATACCACTCGACCCTCGTCGTTGAAGTCGAACAAGACAGGGTTATGAAAAGACAGTGGAAATGGGGGCGGGTTGTTGTCCCAATGCCTTGCCACTCGCTGACGCAGACCACCAttatagatactccctccggtttcattttacttgacgctttggacaatgacacgctttacaagatatacctttgaccttatttttctattataatatatataataaataaatacatgtttacttttattatagtgttttgaaagacaaatctatacatgtttttatagtttctttaaactaaatatttttaaagttattgatggtcaaagttataaaagtttaacctcaatcttgtccaaaacgtcaattaatatagaaccagagggagtatgCCATTTTCACTGTCACCTAAGTTTCATCGtcgttgtttgatttttttctagttaaatttcTTTAAGTGTGACCAagcttatagaaaaacatagttgtattttcaacacaaaacaaacatattatcgaaatatattcaatgtaagatttaatgaaactaatgatattttagatgttgctaattttttctataaatttaatcgaagttagaaaaaaagtcaaactacttataatatgaaatagagggagtattaatttctACAAATATAGGTTAAATCAGTAGTTCGTGCAAATCCACGAGTTGATGACAGTCTAGCATAATCACATTTAACTTGGCAGGCTTTTCAACACTTCCAAACCCGAGGACCAATTCTTCATTCGCCTTCCTGAAGCAATCATCAAGGCTGACATAATTGCTGTACTTGGGCGCGGAAGTTGGCGGAGGTATAGAAGCgacgaagatgaagatgaagatgaagatgaagattgtgattgtgattttTATGGCTTGCTTCTTAAagtgctaaacggtgtgttccgtacgaaaactttctatatgaaagttctaaaatatcatattaatctatttttcaagtttgtaataatcaaaactcaattaatcacacgtcaTTATCACCTCctttttgcgtgaaacacttaatctttatcttcatcttcatcttcaggagattcaaacaccacctctgacgacaacaaaaaaaagtttttcGAGTTGCTTTCGGCCTTCATCAATGGTCGCTCCTGCTTAGTGATCCTATATCAGACCACCCTTGGAAATGTGCAGCGGGCTGCAGTGATCGGTACCATGGTTATCAGTTCGTTGCGCCTCAAAAAGCAAGATTATGTTGATCCAATCTATCAACAAAGTGATGACCATAAGAACATCAGGTGGTCTCTGAACATCTTCTATGGATTGGCACTGTCCCAATGCATTGTCTATTTCCTGGTTGCGATCTTCGCATTCTCGTCGAAACGGGTGCAACGAGTTGGCTTGACGTATAAGTTGGGATTTTGGGGTGTGCTATGTCTTGCTCGTTATGTTAATGAATGTTTTCAGAAATACGTCAGTGGTGATCTTCGTGGTGCGGTCAGCATGGACTTGGTTAGCTATGGCAAAGAGCTGGTAAGTTCTGACTCGATGGATGACCAGCTTGTGGGATTTCGTATTCTGGACCACCTTCTCAGAAGCGATATGTTCAAACAGAGGGTGCTGAAGAAGATTCGAGTTTCCATTGGCACAATTCAGATGGCAGTCCACATGCTAAGCTTGAAGATTGACATGGATACAGACACAAGAGGGCATGCTGCACGCGTATTGCTTGAGCTTGCGCCTGACCTCCAGGTGGAGAGCTTTCCTGGTATCCTGCCTTCAATCTCCTCGCTGCTCAGCACAAACAAAGGGGTCACCAACAGTGAAAGCTCCAGCAACACAATCACTGTCATGAAAGAGTTCAAGCTGCTTGGCGTGCAGATTCTTGAGAAGCTTGTGGATGATCAGGACAACTGCACACAAGTGAAAGATGCCAAGGATCTGATTCCAAAGATTATTGAACTCACCAGAGAAGGCAGGTTGGATTGTGAACTTGACTTTGAAATAGTTCATAGCTCACTTAAGGCCTTGCTCAAGATGGTGAGCACAACTGGTGAAACTGGGGAAGAGCTTCGGCGCCAAGTGTCTGGAAATTTGC
Proteins encoded in this window:
- the LOC127781246 gene encoding uncharacterized protein LOC127781246 isoform X2, translated to MNGCGALAFAWATVVLLGGYATLIKQKDFWFVTIIVFMEATWLFNTSKPEDQFFIRLPEAIIKADIIAVLGRGSWRRYRSDEDEDEDEDEDCDCDFYGLLLKVLNGDSNTTSDDNKKKFFELLSAFINGRSCLVILYQTTLGNVQRAAVIGTMVISSLRLKKQDYVDPIYQQSDDHKNIRWSLNIFYGLALSQCIVYFLVAIFAFSSKRVQRVGLTYKLGFWGVLCLARYVNECFQKYVSGDLRGAVSMDLVSYGKELVSSDSMDDQLVGFRILDHLLRSDMFKQRVLKKIRVSIGTIQMAVHMLSLKIDMDTDTRGHAARVLLELAPDLQVESFPGILPSISSLLSTNKGVTNSESSSNTITVMKEFKLLGVQILEKLVDDQDNCTQVKDAKDLIPKIIELTREGRLDCELDFEIVHSSLKALLKMVSTTGETGEELRRQVSGNLHIMEVIKKMLTDHTESQQADLLVQVTGILAFLAADDTARKEIRSSRLIVRMLISFLAGEMNVVQDPIPRKMMESLATEVLVLLTTHFEENIVLSTVSESNVQAILAETMVEDMENIVHVLSDESADHRIRVGKLLQNLRAYQGAEYTELFKIIDKALPKVLETIDLAESKIESDSSDDHSSHVQELIDSAEGKGKLLESFIGLTVQICTNGGEMVFTDALRSANITVDEFVLKLKMILTVYKSPTADFPGVRRVVIQQMNWMMEKNPVYIAVFKKHEMDMILKETAETATKLENFMLFHSGIGAFEHEESISSIVSESLGLITGSSA